From one Myxococcus xanthus genomic stretch:
- a CDS encoding CarD family transcriptional regulator, which translates to MPEGSASLQLAVGDRVVYPNQGVCRVSAIDVKEVAGQKLTFVTMRREEDGAVVMVPEGKVLAIGVRKVASAEDVEAIFTFLRSDSDKADLDWKQRARTNLDRMTQGGIMGLAEVVKGLQVLSELRPLPTKERELYDNARHLLVTEVAAALGTAEVNAEDAIDIVLFPPGRERPKRTAAEFQREEGDLDLDSDLLGLDSDLDLPSDEEPSEPSEEESSEEGESEEAASSEESAPKKRGRPPKAKTEAPEGAEPPAPKKRGRPPKPKPEATAEGAEPPAPKKRGRPPKPKPPEVEGAAPAAPKKRGRPPKVKPPEGES; encoded by the coding sequence ATGCCTGAAGGGTCCGCGTCACTCCAGCTCGCGGTTGGCGACCGGGTCGTCTATCCGAACCAGGGGGTCTGCCGCGTCTCCGCCATCGATGTGAAGGAAGTGGCGGGACAGAAGCTCACCTTCGTCACGATGCGCCGCGAAGAGGATGGCGCCGTCGTGATGGTCCCCGAGGGCAAGGTGCTCGCCATCGGCGTGCGCAAGGTCGCATCCGCCGAGGACGTGGAGGCCATCTTCACCTTCCTCCGCTCGGACAGCGACAAGGCCGACCTCGACTGGAAGCAGCGAGCCCGCACCAACCTGGACCGGATGACCCAAGGCGGCATCATGGGTCTGGCCGAGGTGGTGAAGGGGCTCCAGGTTCTCAGTGAGCTGCGCCCGTTGCCGACCAAGGAGCGCGAGCTCTACGACAATGCCCGGCACCTGCTGGTGACGGAGGTCGCCGCCGCGCTGGGCACTGCCGAGGTCAACGCCGAGGACGCCATCGACATCGTCCTCTTCCCGCCCGGCCGCGAGCGCCCCAAGCGCACCGCAGCCGAGTTCCAGCGCGAGGAAGGCGACCTGGACCTGGACAGCGATTTGCTGGGCCTGGACAGCGACCTGGACCTGCCGTCCGACGAGGAGCCCTCCGAGCCGTCCGAGGAGGAGTCCAGCGAGGAAGGCGAGTCCGAGGAGGCCGCGTCCTCCGAGGAGAGCGCCCCCAAGAAGCGCGGCCGTCCGCCCAAGGCCAAGACGGAGGCGCCCGAGGGCGCCGAGCCCCCTGCTCCGAAGAAGCGCGGCCGTCCGCCCAAGCCCAAGCCGGAAGCCACGGCGGAGGGCGCCGAGCCCCCTGCTCCGAAGAAACGTGGCCGCCCGCCCAAGCCCAAGCCGCCCGAGGTGGAAGGCGCCGCGCCCGCCGCGCCGAAGAAGCGCGGCCGTCCGCCCAAGGTCAAGCCGCCCGAGGGTGAGAGCTGA
- a CDS encoding serine/threonine-protein kinase has translation MQQLSEGLHFGKYKLLERIATGGMAEIYRARMTAAAGVTKPVVIKKILPGYAGNSAFLSMFVNEARIAAGLSHGNIAQVFDFGEVDGEYFIAMEWVDGRTLSSVMRRAREKGMYTLPQPLALLIAVEMLEGLGYAHTRLDERGRPLHIVHRDVSPQNVLLSYEGQVKLVDFGIARARLAGSAEPVEYDLKGKYTYFAPEQVRGREPDARSDIFAAGIVIYEMLCGRLPFEGKMPDVLRKLALGDFPRPRDLNPGIPTALERILLTALAVEREQRYATAEAFAEALTRHLHTAGPDVSSSARAHFMGYLFEAELVGEGRPVLLPREFLAQMARWTQSPLERRALREMAPPVREPPDDEEERTPIAEFELPPSQAAAPVEGRMERTTLTLPALPGPGAPPEPGVPPLDAAASRTMGMPRAVTLGAPIIVALTATLALLVSNSTGTFSVELSSSPPGAAIRVNGQPQTARTPALLTQLPADAEHLLEVQVPGMVAWSQTVRAERGTTLAVHARLLPKRIQGPAQQPHRAPPPHEVRMPAERMSLSSVVHAFRVPYLSTAQMRLDPSRTYSVRVEGSASLGHANTVEHAGYFLEGDARLAARESFGVLDGEERLVRHASRLHVFLLDANRTDNHGTLMVRVREWDNDGAVTTLRVDARTHAVKLSRVDRFLLRGLEPDTHYDVVLRDTAESARTRGFDGGPVGRVLGLYGAGEGPETVSGLLTLLEVGRPLRLRGATWLQLAFPDDHLADNTGSLVLEVSPVTAPGTSPAPPPGPPAPAPNR, from the coding sequence GTGCAGCAGCTTTCCGAAGGGCTTCATTTCGGTAAATACAAGCTGCTCGAGCGCATCGCGACGGGCGGGATGGCGGAGATCTACCGCGCTCGGATGACTGCGGCGGCGGGTGTCACCAAGCCGGTGGTCATCAAGAAAATCCTCCCGGGCTATGCGGGCAACAGCGCCTTCCTGTCGATGTTCGTCAACGAGGCCCGCATCGCCGCGGGGCTGAGCCACGGCAACATCGCCCAGGTCTTCGACTTCGGCGAGGTGGACGGCGAGTACTTCATCGCCATGGAGTGGGTGGACGGCCGCACCCTGTCGAGCGTCATGCGGCGCGCGCGGGAGAAGGGCATGTACACCCTGCCCCAGCCGCTGGCGCTGCTCATCGCCGTGGAGATGCTGGAAGGGCTGGGCTACGCGCACACGCGGCTGGATGAACGCGGCCGACCGCTCCACATCGTCCACCGCGACGTCAGCCCGCAGAACGTGCTGCTCAGCTACGAAGGCCAGGTGAAGCTGGTCGACTTCGGCATCGCGCGGGCGCGGCTGGCCGGCAGCGCCGAGCCGGTGGAGTACGACCTCAAGGGCAAGTACACCTACTTCGCGCCGGAGCAGGTCCGCGGGCGCGAGCCCGACGCGCGCTCGGACATCTTCGCCGCGGGCATCGTCATCTACGAGATGCTGTGCGGCCGCCTCCCCTTCGAAGGGAAGATGCCGGACGTGCTGCGCAAGCTCGCCCTGGGCGACTTCCCGCGGCCCCGCGACCTCAACCCAGGCATCCCCACCGCGCTGGAGCGCATCCTGCTCACCGCGCTGGCCGTGGAGCGCGAGCAGCGCTACGCCACCGCGGAGGCCTTCGCCGAGGCCCTCACACGCCACCTCCACACGGCCGGGCCCGACGTGTCCTCCAGCGCGCGCGCTCACTTCATGGGCTACCTCTTCGAGGCGGAGCTGGTGGGCGAAGGCCGCCCCGTGCTGCTGCCCCGCGAGTTCCTGGCGCAGATGGCCCGGTGGACCCAGTCCCCCTTGGAGCGCCGCGCCCTCCGGGAGATGGCGCCGCCCGTCCGTGAGCCGCCCGATGATGAGGAGGAGCGGACCCCCATCGCCGAGTTCGAGCTGCCTCCCTCCCAGGCCGCCGCGCCCGTCGAAGGGCGGATGGAGCGCACGACGCTGACGCTCCCCGCGCTGCCCGGCCCCGGAGCGCCGCCCGAGCCCGGTGTCCCGCCCCTGGACGCGGCGGCATCGCGGACGATGGGCATGCCCCGGGCCGTCACCCTGGGCGCGCCCATCATCGTGGCGCTGACAGCCACGCTGGCCCTGCTGGTGTCGAACAGCACGGGCACCTTCTCCGTGGAGCTGAGTTCCTCCCCTCCAGGCGCCGCCATCCGGGTGAACGGCCAGCCACAGACCGCGCGCACCCCCGCCCTGCTCACGCAGCTCCCCGCGGACGCGGAGCACCTGCTGGAGGTCCAGGTCCCGGGCATGGTGGCGTGGAGTCAGACGGTGCGCGCCGAGCGCGGCACCACCCTGGCCGTCCATGCCCGCCTGCTCCCCAAGCGGATTCAAGGCCCCGCCCAGCAGCCACACCGCGCCCCGCCGCCTCATGAGGTGCGGATGCCCGCCGAGCGGATGTCCCTGTCCAGCGTGGTGCACGCCTTCCGCGTGCCCTACCTCTCCACCGCGCAGATGCGGCTGGACCCGTCGCGCACCTACAGCGTCCGGGTGGAGGGTTCGGCCTCGCTGGGACATGCCAATACGGTGGAACACGCCGGGTACTTCCTGGAGGGAGACGCGCGTCTGGCGGCACGCGAGTCCTTCGGCGTGCTGGACGGCGAGGAGCGGCTGGTGCGCCACGCCTCGCGCCTCCACGTCTTCCTGCTGGACGCGAACCGCACGGACAACCACGGCACGCTGATGGTCCGCGTGCGCGAATGGGACAACGACGGCGCCGTCACCACCCTGCGGGTGGACGCCCGGACGCACGCGGTGAAGCTGTCGCGCGTCGACCGCTTCCTGCTGCGCGGGCTGGAGCCGGACACGCACTACGACGTCGTGCTGCGGGACACCGCTGAGTCCGCGCGCACACGGGGCTTCGACGGGGGACCGGTGGGCCGCGTGCTGGGCCTGTACGGCGCCGGCGAGGGCCCGGAGACCGTGTCCGGCCTGCTGACGCTGCTGGAGGTGGGCCGCCCCCTGCGCCTGCGGGGCGCCACCTGGTTGCAGCTCGCGTTCCCCGACGACCACCTGGCCGACAACACCGGCAGCCTGGTGCTGGAGGTATCGCCCGTGACGGCGCCCGGCACCTCGCCCGCTCCCCCACCAGGGCCGCCCGCTCCCGCTCCCAACCGGTAA
- a CDS encoding SRPBCC family protein produces the protein MIDVKRYLGAVVREVESREHEGKPARVVVATRDYDTTVEDLWDALTNPERIPRWFLPVSGDLKLGGRYELKGNASGSVTRCEAPRHLGLTWEFGGSVSWLEVILANAPGGGTRLRLEHMAHVSPFWDDYGPGATGVGWELGLMGLGMHLESGGAAVDSAAVESWTTSDEGKAFITASSEGWGQADVTRGEDAAAAKARAARTTAFYTGAPPPDVRHPGT, from the coding sequence ATGATTGATGTGAAGCGGTACCTGGGGGCCGTCGTGCGGGAGGTGGAGAGCCGTGAGCATGAGGGCAAGCCCGCACGCGTCGTCGTCGCCACGCGCGACTACGACACGACGGTGGAGGACCTCTGGGACGCGCTGACCAACCCCGAGCGCATCCCCCGCTGGTTCCTTCCGGTGTCCGGCGACCTGAAGCTGGGTGGGCGTTACGAGCTCAAGGGCAATGCCAGCGGCTCGGTCACCCGTTGCGAGGCTCCGCGGCACCTGGGGTTGACGTGGGAGTTCGGAGGGAGCGTGAGCTGGTTGGAGGTCATCCTGGCCAACGCGCCTGGCGGTGGCACCCGGCTGCGGCTGGAGCACATGGCCCATGTGAGCCCCTTCTGGGACGACTACGGCCCTGGTGCAACCGGCGTCGGCTGGGAGCTGGGGCTGATGGGCCTGGGCATGCACTTGGAGTCCGGCGGCGCCGCTGTCGACAGCGCCGCGGTGGAATCCTGGACGACCTCGGATGAAGGCAAGGCGTTCATCACGGCCAGCAGCGAGGGCTGGGGCCAGGCGGATGTGACGCGGGGAGAGGACGCCGCGGCGGCGAAGGCACGCGCGGCGCGGACGACGGCCTTCTATACTGGAGCGCCGCCGCCCGACGTGCGGCATCCGGGGACCTGA
- a CDS encoding ArsR/SmtB family transcription factor, with protein MHAFDVLGEPVRRRILELLAEGERPSGEVTESIQAEFGISQPAVSQHLKVLRDSGFAEVRAEGTRRLYRVDPAPLQQVDAWLEQFRVFWTPRLEALATEVARGKRARAKADNEGGGP; from the coding sequence ATGCATGCCTTCGACGTCCTGGGTGAGCCGGTGCGCAGACGGATCCTCGAACTCCTGGCCGAGGGGGAACGCCCCTCTGGCGAGGTGACCGAGTCCATCCAGGCGGAGTTCGGCATCAGTCAGCCGGCGGTCAGCCAACACCTGAAGGTGCTGCGCGACAGCGGCTTCGCGGAGGTTCGCGCCGAAGGGACCCGCCGCCTCTATCGCGTCGACCCGGCGCCGTTGCAGCAGGTCGACGCGTGGCTGGAGCAGTTCCGCGTGTTCTGGACACCGCGCCTGGAGGCGCTCGCCACCGAGGTGGCGCGGGGCAAGCGGGCTCGGGCCAAGGCCGACAACGAAGGCGGCGGCCCGTAG
- a CDS encoding acyl-CoA dehydrogenase family protein produces the protein MDAASKATSQQGLALGGAFLFEEVGSARILTPETFTEEQRLFFKTALQFSREQVLPLSERIEAKDNALLRQLLRQAGELGLLSVDIPEAYGGTGLDKTTSLLLAEAMSLNGSWSVTFGAHTGIGTLPIVWFGNAEQKAKYLPKLATGEWVAAYALTEQGSGSDALGAKTKAVLSPDGKHWILNGSKLYITNAAFADVFVVFAKVDGDKFTGFIVEKDTPGLTVGPEEHKMGIRGSSTCPLYFEDARVPVENQLGEVGKGHKIAFNILNYGRLKLGAGVLGGMKLQLQNALRFTQERKQFNAPIVQFPLSREKLARMAALVYAVESMTYRTAGLVDARLGQGDKDAPDYEARLLEAVEEYAIESSIMKVHGSESFGHLVDDAVQLHGGAGYIEEYPVERSYRDARINRIFEGTNEINRMLITGMLLKRAVRGDLPLFAMAGNVAEELSRGERPRARVQDALAPQEVAAEAAKHLALHGLRVAAETFGPELEQHQEVLAALSDVVMDAFALDSMVTRTRQAATSGALDPVRVAMTQLYALDAIPRAYDRTRRALCATLKGGALDQELERLGTLDVFTPYDPAALRETVVAALESAGGYPLGAV, from the coding sequence ATGGATGCCGCATCCAAGGCCACTTCGCAGCAGGGGCTTGCTCTCGGGGGCGCGTTCCTCTTCGAGGAGGTGGGCTCGGCCCGCATCCTCACCCCGGAGACCTTCACGGAGGAGCAGCGCCTCTTCTTCAAGACGGCGCTCCAGTTCTCCCGTGAGCAGGTCCTCCCCCTGTCCGAGCGAATCGAGGCCAAGGACAACGCGCTCCTGCGCCAGTTGCTGCGACAGGCCGGCGAGCTGGGCCTGCTGAGCGTGGATATCCCCGAGGCCTACGGCGGCACCGGCCTGGACAAGACGACGTCGCTGCTGCTGGCGGAGGCCATGAGCCTCAACGGCTCCTGGTCGGTGACGTTCGGCGCGCACACCGGCATCGGTACGTTGCCCATCGTCTGGTTCGGCAACGCCGAGCAGAAGGCGAAGTACCTGCCGAAGCTGGCCACGGGGGAATGGGTGGCGGCCTATGCGCTCACGGAGCAGGGCAGCGGCAGTGACGCGCTGGGCGCGAAGACGAAGGCAGTCCTGTCCCCCGACGGCAAGCACTGGATTCTCAACGGCTCCAAGCTCTACATCACCAACGCGGCCTTCGCGGACGTGTTTGTCGTCTTCGCCAAGGTGGACGGGGACAAGTTCACCGGCTTCATCGTGGAGAAGGACACGCCCGGCCTCACCGTGGGGCCGGAGGAGCACAAGATGGGCATCCGGGGCTCTTCCACGTGCCCGCTCTACTTCGAGGACGCGCGCGTCCCGGTGGAGAACCAGCTGGGCGAGGTGGGCAAGGGCCACAAGATTGCCTTCAACATCCTCAACTACGGCCGTCTCAAGCTGGGCGCGGGCGTGCTGGGGGGCATGAAGCTCCAGCTCCAGAACGCGCTGCGCTTCACGCAGGAGCGCAAGCAGTTCAACGCGCCCATCGTCCAGTTCCCGCTGTCACGCGAGAAGCTGGCCCGCATGGCCGCGCTCGTCTACGCGGTGGAGAGCATGACGTACCGCACCGCCGGGCTCGTGGATGCGCGCCTGGGGCAGGGGGACAAGGACGCCCCGGACTACGAGGCGCGCCTCCTGGAGGCGGTGGAGGAGTACGCCATCGAGTCTTCCATCATGAAGGTGCACGGCTCGGAGTCCTTCGGCCACCTCGTGGATGACGCCGTCCAGCTCCACGGCGGCGCGGGCTACATCGAGGAGTACCCGGTGGAGCGCTCGTACCGCGACGCGCGCATCAACCGCATCTTCGAGGGCACCAACGAAATCAACCGCATGCTCATCACCGGCATGCTCCTCAAGCGCGCGGTGAGGGGGGACCTGCCGCTGTTCGCCATGGCCGGCAACGTGGCGGAGGAGCTGTCCCGGGGCGAGCGGCCCCGCGCGCGCGTGCAGGACGCCCTGGCCCCGCAGGAGGTCGCCGCCGAGGCCGCCAAGCACCTGGCGCTCCACGGCCTGCGCGTGGCGGCGGAGACGTTCGGCCCGGAACTGGAGCAGCACCAGGAGGTGCTCGCGGCCCTGTCGGACGTGGTGATGGACGCCTTCGCCCTGGACTCCATGGTGACGCGCACGCGCCAGGCCGCCACGTCCGGCGCGTTGGACCCGGTGCGGGTGGCGATGACGCAGCTCTACGCACTGGACGCCATCCCCCGCGCCTACGACAGGACGCGCCGCGCGCTGTGCGCCACGTTGAAGGGGGGCGCGCTCGACCAGGAGCTCGAGCGCCTGGGCACGCTGGACGTCTTCACGCCATATGACCCGGCGGCGCTGCGGGAGACGGTGGTGGCGGCCCTGGAGTCCGCGGGCGGCTACCCCCTGGGCGCGGTGTAG
- a CDS encoding PilZ domain-containing protein, with protein MNTNVRLKVAYKTPQSLVGEYTRSVGLGGVTLETRRSLPLGTRFTFELHAGGVPRPVEVLGEVVQVVPHEESQRFLLTVRYGVGEDRSALDAILQRIYSADEHSGLRRFPRLPLYLRAVEAAPLSPGFVVRDISRGGVGLEVQAPSLPRQVKVGTPFLLEMDFREGPMMLHGEVVWTSTVPRKNSGTVAPGFGATFGRLRPDMQQRLEGLLSLATLPPVPWKARVSFGMEAVARMP; from the coding sequence GTGAACACGAACGTTCGGCTGAAGGTGGCCTACAAGACGCCGCAGTCCCTGGTGGGGGAGTACACGCGCAGTGTCGGACTGGGGGGTGTCACCCTGGAGACGCGCCGCAGCCTGCCCCTGGGAACCCGCTTCACCTTCGAACTCCATGCGGGCGGTGTGCCTCGGCCCGTGGAAGTGCTGGGGGAAGTGGTCCAGGTCGTCCCACACGAGGAGTCCCAGCGCTTCCTCCTCACCGTCCGCTATGGGGTCGGAGAAGACCGCAGCGCGTTGGACGCCATCCTCCAGCGCATCTACTCCGCCGATGAACACTCCGGCCTGCGCCGCTTCCCACGGCTGCCCCTGTACCTGCGCGCCGTGGAGGCGGCCCCCCTGTCCCCGGGCTTCGTCGTCCGGGACATCTCCCGGGGCGGCGTGGGCCTGGAGGTGCAGGCCCCTTCCTTGCCGCGCCAGGTGAAGGTGGGCACGCCCTTCCTGCTGGAGATGGACTTCCGGGAGGGGCCCATGATGCTGCACGGCGAGGTGGTGTGGACCTCCACGGTGCCCCGGAAGAACTCGGGGACGGTGGCGCCGGGCTTCGGCGCCACCTTCGGCCGGCTCCGGCCGGACATGCAGCAGCGGCTGGAGGGGCTGTTGTCCCTGGCCACGCTGCCGCCCGTCCCCTGGAAGGCCCGGGTGAGCTTCGGCATGGAGGCCGTCGCGCGGATGCCGTGA
- the mraZ gene encoding division/cell wall cluster transcriptional repressor MraZ, translating to MFRGVYEHQIDAKGRTSLPAKLRDTLVGAYDERLILTTALDRCLHAYPVREWEALELSLAKRNPMEPGVKTLMRLYVASAQECPLDKLGRLLIPPTLRSYAGLEKEVVWAGMVKVIELWSREGWAKAQEEARQEATSADVMKVLAELRQA from the coding sequence GTGTTCCGAGGCGTCTATGAGCACCAGATCGACGCGAAGGGGCGGACGAGCCTCCCGGCGAAGCTCCGGGACACGCTGGTGGGCGCCTACGACGAGAGGCTCATCCTCACGACGGCGCTCGACCGATGCCTCCACGCCTACCCGGTGCGGGAGTGGGAAGCGCTGGAGCTGTCGTTGGCCAAGCGCAACCCGATGGAGCCTGGGGTGAAGACGCTGATGCGCTTGTACGTGGCCAGCGCGCAGGAGTGCCCGCTGGACAAGCTGGGGCGCCTGCTCATCCCTCCGACGCTCCGCTCCTATGCGGGGCTGGAGAAGGAAGTGGTGTGGGCGGGGATGGTGAAGGTCATCGAGCTGTGGAGCCGGGAGGGGTGGGCGAAGGCGCAGGAAGAAGCGCGCCAGGAAGCGACCTCCGCGGATGTGATGAAGGTGCTCGCCGAGCTGCGGCAAGCGTGA
- a CDS encoding STAS domain-containing protein gives MNQVLEVRPGLAGAAIAAGRVETLMLEGELSEQDLLELCDDLGRKLQRGTRQVVLDFGDVGHLNYRGVKPLMARTDAFRRAGGDVKLSGLSPYLAAIFRAAGAHDCFEIYPHMNDARAAFALARAPFV, from the coding sequence ATGAACCAGGTTCTGGAGGTTCGGCCAGGGTTGGCGGGCGCGGCGATTGCCGCCGGCCGTGTCGAGACGCTCATGCTGGAGGGCGAGCTGAGCGAGCAGGACCTGCTCGAGCTGTGCGACGACCTGGGCCGCAAGCTGCAGCGCGGCACGCGTCAGGTGGTGCTGGACTTCGGGGACGTGGGGCACCTGAACTACCGCGGCGTCAAGCCGCTGATGGCGCGCACGGATGCCTTCCGCCGCGCCGGCGGGGACGTGAAGCTGTCCGGACTGTCGCCGTACCTGGCCGCCATCTTCCGCGCGGCCGGCGCGCACGACTGTTTCGAAATCTACCCGCACATGAACGATGCCCGAGCCGCCTTCGCGCTGGCACGGGCCCCCTTCGTCTGA
- the rsmH gene encoding 16S rRNA (cytosine(1402)-N(4))-methyltransferase RsmH — protein sequence MTASDFQHQTVLLREAVDLLRPADGRVIIDGTLGGGGHSEALLASGATVVGVDRDPVALAAATARLGANPRFQGRAGNFAELPRVAADLLPVDGVLVDLGVSSPQLDVAERGFSFSKDGPLDMRMGPDGPTAAELIATTDERELVRILKDYGEEPFARPIARELKKALPTRTLEAAEVVKRAVPRKAWPNRIHVATRTFQALRMAVNGELEALDALLAAIPGLLKVGGRAAVIAFHSLEDRKVKEAFRALAGRCTCPPGLPVCVCSGVGDFALVTKKAVAASEAEVEANPRSRSAHLRVVEKLR from the coding sequence GTGACGGCTTCGGACTTCCAGCACCAGACCGTCCTCCTGCGGGAAGCAGTGGATCTGCTCCGGCCGGCGGATGGGCGGGTCATCATTGACGGGACGCTGGGTGGCGGTGGCCACTCGGAGGCGCTGCTGGCCTCGGGCGCCACGGTGGTCGGCGTGGACCGGGATCCGGTGGCGCTCGCCGCGGCCACCGCGCGCCTGGGCGCGAACCCGCGCTTCCAGGGCCGTGCCGGCAATTTCGCCGAGCTGCCCCGCGTCGCCGCGGACCTGCTGCCCGTGGATGGCGTGCTGGTGGACCTGGGCGTGTCGTCGCCGCAACTCGACGTGGCCGAGCGCGGCTTCTCCTTCTCCAAGGACGGCCCGCTGGACATGCGCATGGGGCCGGACGGCCCGACGGCGGCGGAGCTGATCGCCACCACGGACGAGCGCGAGCTGGTCCGCATCCTCAAGGACTACGGTGAAGAGCCCTTCGCGCGGCCCATTGCCCGCGAGCTGAAGAAGGCCCTGCCCACGCGCACGCTGGAGGCCGCGGAGGTCGTGAAGCGGGCGGTGCCGCGCAAGGCGTGGCCCAACCGCATCCACGTGGCCACCCGGACCTTTCAGGCGCTGCGCATGGCCGTCAACGGCGAACTGGAGGCGCTGGACGCGCTGCTGGCCGCCATCCCCGGGCTCCTCAAGGTGGGGGGCCGCGCTGCCGTCATCGCCTTCCATTCCCTGGAGGACCGGAAGGTGAAGGAGGCGTTCCGCGCGCTCGCGGGGCGCTGCACCTGTCCGCCGGGCCTGCCCGTGTGCGTATGCAGCGGGGTGGGTGATTTTGCCCTGGTGACGAAGAAGGCCGTGGCCGCCTCCGAGGCGGAGGTCGAGGCCAATCCCCGTTCACGCAGCGCGCATCTGCGCGTGGTGGAGAAACTCCGATGA
- the ftsL gene encoding cell division protein FtsL encodes MSKVHSRVSALRSSVTVGGVLLHLLPAVCLFALFVAVGILHVTSRVLVVDMGYRLSREEAESRILTRENDRLKLELATLKAPGRLERVAREQLNMAMPRGGAVVSLSAEKPARDSGARAEVPDATQPTVRVAGRAGASR; translated from the coding sequence ATGAGCAAGGTGCACTCCCGGGTGTCGGCGTTGCGTTCTTCCGTGACGGTGGGCGGCGTGCTGCTGCACCTGCTGCCGGCCGTGTGCCTCTTCGCCCTCTTCGTGGCGGTGGGCATCCTGCACGTCACCAGCCGGGTGCTGGTGGTGGACATGGGCTACCGCCTGTCGCGCGAGGAGGCGGAGAGCCGCATCCTCACGCGCGAGAATGACCGGCTGAAGCTGGAACTGGCCACGCTCAAGGCGCCGGGCCGGCTGGAGCGCGTGGCGCGCGAGCAGTTGAACATGGCCATGCCGCGCGGCGGCGCCGTGGTGTCGCTGTCGGCGGAGAAGCCGGCGCGTGACAGCGGGGCGCGCGCGGAGGTCCCGGACGCCACGCAGCCCACCGTCCGCGTGGCGGGCCGAGCCGGAGCCAGTCGGTGA